A portion of the Cucurbita pepo subsp. pepo cultivar mu-cu-16 unplaced genomic scaffold, ASM280686v2 Cp4.1_scaffold000686, whole genome shotgun sequence genome contains these proteins:
- the LOC111785732 gene encoding protein KTI12 homolog — protein sequence MSSYNRSITLLFISQSKTIEIKXADMPAEKNLRGVLRSEVDRSVSEDNIVIVDSLNSIKGYRYELWCLARGAGIRYCVLYCDVEETHCRKWNDERRENGEANYDDKIFEDLVRRFERPISRNRWDSPLFELLPHKDGIEKSSTVIRDAVSYLTKEVDSKSRDVKILQPTIATRSTRLSEANSLYELDKATHEVVNAIVEAQGQAMGGPLNGVPLGQDLPTINISKSVGLPELRRLRRTFIKLTGQTSLSGPPPPCDAASAKRMFVDYLNRELGTA from the coding sequence ATGAGTTCATATAATCGAAGtataacattattatttatatctcAAAGCAAAACGATCGAGATCAAANATGCCGATATGCCTGCCGAAAAGAATTTAAGAGGAGTTCTCAGATCTGAAGTCGACCGATCTGTATCGGAAGACAACATTGTCATTGTAGACTCTTTGAATAGTATAAAGGGTTATAGGTACGAGCTGTGGTGTTTGGCTCGTGGAGCTGGAATTAGGTACTGTGTTCTGTACTGTGATGTAGAAGAAACACATTGTAGGAAGTGGAACGACGAGCGGCGAGAGAACGGAGAAGCTAACTACGATGATAAGATATTTGAAGATCTGGTGAGAAGGTTTGAGAGACCAATCAGTAGGAATAGATGGGACTCGCCATTGTTCGAGTTGTTGCCACATAAAGATGGAATAGAGAAATCATCTACTGTCATTCGAGATGCCGTATCATACTTGACAAAAGAGGTCGACTCGAAGTCGAGGGATGTAAAGATCTTACAGCCAACGATCGCGACTCGGAGTACTCGATTATCGGAGGCGAATTCTTTGTATGAGTTGGACAAAGCAACACACGAAGTGGTTAATGCTATAGTAGAAGCGCAAGGCCAAGCAATGGGAGGACCTCTGAATGGTGTCCCTCTGGGTCAGGATTTGCCGACCATCAATATTTCAAAGTCGGTCGGCCTTCCCGAGCTTCGGAGGCTACGGAGAACGTTCATTAAACTAACAGGGCAAACTAGTTTAAGTGGACCACCGCCACCTTGTGATGCAGCAAGTGCTAAGAGGATGTTTGTTGACTACCTGAATAGGGAACTGGGGACAGCTTGA